TAGTTATCTCTGttcaaaatatgaaatgaaaaattatttgtgATAAGTACAATAACATGGGGGATAAGGAAAGGATTAAAAAGATTATCATTTTTGGGTTGAGTATTCCTTTTAGACAGGAGCCAGGAATCACCTTGTCATGtgagttgtggaaatctggaacaaactaccaagttatgtagttaacaaagaaaaactgaCAACTCTTAAAATGTATCTGGATAAGAAGATATTGGAACACTTACTTGGAACACTAGCTAACCACAGAAGTTTGTTGGATTGAATTTTCTTCTATTACTTGTCAAATTCCTATGTTCTGCTTTTTGACACCCTACCAAAGTCTTTCTCTTATGTCTTACTGAACACCAAATGCTTAATGCTGAAAAAAATGTCATCTGCAAGTGGAGGGATACTATAATTTGGCAAGAAGAACAGGTACAAAGCTGAAAACAATCTGCAAACAAAGACAACCTGATGAAAGTACCATGAAAAGATATTCTGCTTATAAAAAGTACTCACCAATTGTTCTTTTGTTACCATTGCTTTAAGCCAGTTAAAGTCAACTCTTTTGTAAATGACAGCAACAAACAATATATTAGGATCAAAATCATCCCATGTTTTGGGGGAACCTTCAGGATAACTCATTCTGATTGTAGTTCTGGTGCCAACATCTTTAGAAAAGTCTTTGACTGGAGCATTGTTCAGTCTGAAAATATTAAAGAGAAAatacttttcagatttttttattttttataaacacaaTGCTAcctttgcggtgggctggcaccctgcccgggatttgttcctgcctttcgccctgtgttggcagggatttgctccagcagacccccgtgaccctgtgttaggatatagtgggctggataatgactgacaatACTTAAACTTTAAATACATTGCTGTATTTCCAAAATAAGCTTTATCTATTCTTTGGCTATTTACTAGatgttaaattttacatttgtttcttttcagaCTACTTCTGACATGCCAAAAGCTTTACCATACCTGCCATTTTCAGGGCCCCTTTATACACCCGTCCCCCCACCTGCAAAACCCCTATATTACATTATCTAAGTAGCCtaaggcacaaggtaggaacaaacctgACTGAGCTAGTCAATTGtgacacacctgatgaaggctacaTAGCCAAAAGATTGTGTTTAACATTCTTTTCAATGtttcttttcagcatggaaattaaACTGAACCCTTTTTCCCTTTTATACTGTTCACATATATACACTTACTCATACTCATTGCGATTATTACAACAGTCACATATTGGGAGTTTGGGAGAAACCCACAATCCAAAAGAGCTGCTATTCTCCTATACCAGATAGATTATGATTCCTtatcaatataaaattttaactgcacaatgctgttctctatAGCCCATATAGAAAGCGAAGCCAATATGCTTTCATCTTGACAGAAGAACACAGCTTTAGTTCACACTATTGCCTTGACATATTTACCATCGACTAGTTATAAATTAGCTCTTACCACTTTGGGAGTGGTTTCTGGCAAAAAATGTGTTAGAATTAGACAcaatttgccttttctttttatttaatcatattGTTAAAGAATtatgttgtttaattaatttttaaaatattctggtaatatttattttattattttaagaaagtaaatttttcctcattaaacaataaacataaatgtttttttttttcttttcaatattccTTTCAAATTTGTATTTCCCAGTTAAATCTATTTGTATCAGTAAGGTTTGTAAGCTAGGCCCCAGATAAACATCTTGCTGTACTGCAGCCATGTTTGTGGCTCACCAAAACTGAACATGACATTTACTACTTGCAGAAAAGCTTTCTAGCAGCAGTTGGGAGCAGACAGTTAGCAGTGCCTTGATTATACTTGTAATAAGTTCACAGTCACCACTTAATTCATATGCTGTCATAAGACAGAACACTAAAACAAAGCAGTTcaaagaatttgaaaaaggagTATGCATAAGTGCAAGTGGGTCTTTATACTATGTCATGCTGTTACAAATCagacaaaattaatattttatttgtacaatTAAAAACTTTAACCATGACAGCAACGTATATATATAATCTACACTGTAGTATATATTATCAATATGGTACATACTATACATTAGGGCTGTGGaattaactaaaaaataaaggtttgaatatctatattaaaaaaagtaaatattcaaatatattcaaatgtagGCTTAAACATCTAGAtgctacatatacatatacatcttttgatgtttttcttatttatatttttgttttattgcttgtGGTATCTGCAATGCAGTAACTGTGACTAATGCACCGTTACTTAAAACATGTAGCATCCAAACTACTTGAAAACATAGCCCTTTACAAAAACAGGATTCTGTGGGAGTAAAAAGTGATGCAATCAAAGAAAGTAAGTAAGAAAATGCATCCAGGATGTAACATTCATGTGCATTTGAAGGATTGGAGCAGCTCACTGTTTACAGTTTCCATGTTTTACTCATGTTCATGGACTTCACCAAGGTGCTCTGGTTATGCTGGAAAAGTTCAAGGCTGATTTCTATCATGTGCTCAATACTCTCCCCAACACATGAACCGGTACCAGGAGAAGTCGACTAACTAAATGTAGATCAAGTTAACACAGAATTGTTGTGTGGATTAGTcacaatattttttcaaatcattATTCTTCTTAATTCGCAAATTCCTTTTGCACATAATGTATTTCTAAACCATTTCATTCTCACTTTAAAAGAGTACTTAAGATATCCTGCTGATTTAAAAGTATGACTTTTAAAGTAGGCTGGctcagtggtagtactgctgttCTAAAGTAAGAGGAGCAAGGTTCgtgtcctgagtcctccctgcatggagtttgcatgatgtTCAGTGTGCCCCGGTTTCCTCACAAAGtctaaacacatgcaggttaggtgaattggtgttggTCGAACTGGCCCTagtatttgtgtttgtgtgttcatcctgcaataGACTGTAACCCTGTCTagagattattcctgccttaTGCTTGGTGGGACAGGCTCCCCCACAgctctgctcaggattaagcatgTTTAGGAAATGCtatggtatttttaaaataaaatgtgcttttttccTTGAAAATTTACATCTGTTACTATATTCTGAACGATTGTTTAGTTTGCATATAGCAACGTCCCACACATATCTGGACATACCATGGAATAAAAATTGCTATTACACCATCTGCAGAAAACTAAGAATGtgatttaagaaagaaagaaagaatcttaaaaatatacagtaatgcaAACCCAataggaaaaatatattttataataaagtcaatttcACAGGAAATAATTCTCAACCTTGTTTATAACACTGAaagaacattttatatataagagAAAGAAAGGTAAAGACCTCTGTAGGTTAAATATCAATCACAGCATCTCTGGACAAGCTACCTTTGAAATACtgaaacacaacaaaacaatttttaatgcccaattgTAAATGCGTATAATAGCCTGATATATATCCCCCCCAAAAAATACTatataattacaattaaataaaatttaacaattCAATTTCTCAACATATTCTAATGTTAAACAAAATAACTGGTTATAAGAATGCTAGGAAGACTTTAAGCATAAAAGGCTTACCTGATTATCACATCAAATTGATCCAGCAGATGACCAAGCTCTAATCCACGTAGAATTCCACCACTTCCTACCACAACACAACGTTTACAGGGTTccactgtgactttatttttcgGTAAATCAGGAAAAAGACTTAAAATCTCTTCCAGTTTATgctgaagattattaaatccaaaaggTGGAAAGTACTGGAAtattgtgtcattcagaattgtaTCCTTTGTCAGAAAAGGAAGGATGTAAGGTTTGTATTTTCCAGAAAACAAGACtgacatgttttttttaactgaagatGGAATGCATTCCTGCTGCAAGACTTTAGATACAAACTTTTGGACAAtctgtaaaaaatattattaataactataattataaaaaacaggaaaagaggGTATGTAAATTGAGTACCACAGAAAAAGCTATTCTAATCTTTCTCTTAATTTGTTTCCCAAATTAATTCTTATATGAATACCCCACCCAAAAATAAGTAACCAGggattttttatgtatattttatatataatacatatttgaAGATTAAAAAGAAAGTCTTCCAACCTCAACATAGTTTGGATCAATGCTGTTCTGCTCCCATGGACTGGATTCATTGGGAGCCTTGTAAAGAATAAACCAACGCAGAGTGATGATAAAAACTGTGAAGACAACTCCAATCCTAAAAATAGAAACCAAATTAGTTTTTTGTATATAATTCTACtctattttacacatttttggtaacatatttaaaaaatagattaaaaaaaaataaattcctggACTGCtgtaacagacaaaaaaaaaatcagatatcaTAATTGCATGAGCATTTTTGAACAAATTTATGTTGGAATATTTATATAAGATTTTTTCATTTagtcataaataaaatatttttatcccCAGAGACATGAcaaatgaacaaagaaaacaagaaaatttcactaaatttaaaaacatttacataatttaaaaacaaaccttAGGTAACCacttttaacaaatgaaaatggctttgtctagatatactgtatgcaccATACTAGTGAAGAAACCTATACCACCAATATGATGTTACTTGCAATGTTTTGTGTCAAAAATCCATATGGTACTCAAGAGAAAAGAATTTCTGGAGCATTTTCTGGATTTTTACAGTGACAACCCTTCATTAAAGAATATTTTcttacaataaatacataaatactgtacatatactgcacatatatatatatatagcccaattttgctaattttttaaaatttgccaaAAATGGGTTTCTGATAGATCTCTCCAGAAGAGATGTACAAGACTGAATTTATCTAGTACCTGTGCTAGTTGATGAAAGATTTTTGTTCAGAAGCAGTACAAGTGGTGTGCTCCAGTAGACAGACTCACATGCAGAGCCATTCTATTCCATTTTCCTGACTTTGCAAGCTGTGCAGCAATAAACAATGCATTTGGAAGGTGTAAGAGAAACacttaaacaaattatatttctTCTCTGTACTGTTACTGTGTCTTTTGAATGTTGAGAGCACTTTGATATAAATAGACAGATCATGTAGCATTTATTCTTTtacataatattacattttttaattaataattagatTATGATAATCTGATGTGTTTTGTCATCCTTCATATATCATATTAGGTTCTTAATAAAAAGTAcgcagatagccaacatatcatacttggttaaaagccagagagtaaataggatttaaagacagctagcgaaggagcctgcctaacgtgcaatggcaaatcgttccagagttttggggctgcaactgaaaaagctcaatCACCTTGGAGTTTGCATCGTACCTTGggaacacataaaagcatctggtctgctgaccctAGAAAGTGAGACAGTacgtaagggtgcagcagttctgacaaataaagtggggcacaaccattaaaagattttaaaacaaatacaaggatcttaaaatggattcaaaaacaaattggaagccagtgaagggaagccaaaattggggtaacatgctcatgctttcttgtgccagttaaaaatcgagcagcagtgttttgcaccagctgtaggtgagcaatggaggcctggctaattccaaaaagaagcgcattgcagtaatctataccaggggtccccaacccccggTCCGTGGCCCACTACCAGGCCGCAGCCcgcgagagaactgccagcaacggcGACTCATTCAGACTTTTCAGAACACTTGGCGGCCGGGGCTTTGCAGTGGCGCAGAGAGAGGAGTGAGACcaaggtgagagagtattacaacaaagtatttttatggtcccaacagtttccccatatgacacaaatctatagaaatctcgttactacaaagtacattcagcagatactttcattacaacgaagtgaccttgaaatgcctaaATGAATCATCCTCAGAGAAATTAGATCTGTGGTCGCAGGTCTGTTGTtcacatttgcacaacaatccccaaacagaaacattgtaaaaaaaattctttcttcgaactttccttgtactgttttttttttgctgttcttgttttctgtggttttcagtgataccttttgcttattgctcatcaacatttgaaaaacatccattggaatttaactcattgtcaccctcctatagaaacggcagacacaaaaaaacgataacagtgttaatgtttgtgatgtgcaatctgttggaatgacaaatgcaatacaagaagaaaaatctcgggttgcaaacgtatgcaaactgcttaatctatactaataaaaggcaaagccctcaatgactgactgactgactgattgactgactcactgactcatcactaattctccaacttcccgtgtaggtagaaggctgaaatttggcaggctcattccttacagcttacttacaaaagttaggcagctttcatttagaaattctatgcgtaacggtcataattggaacctacttacgtacatatgtacggccatagcctgcagctcggtcgccgtttgaggcagagttgcgtccctcatcgtcacgcctcccacgtaattgagtgcctgcccatataaggccgtccgtcagcattacacaattgagaaggcagcaaaagaatatgaagcgagtgacgcatacaagcatattcgtaAGTGcggctactgcagaaacaaagcacggtgtaaaccttaagtttaaattaagttcatagacacgctgccgctggcgtttgtcatgcctacgacgaatacgatattcgcgagatacaagtttaatgagaagacgcagggtataaacgagacttttgatcacggctcacgtgaactgactgtgaacgcagtacgcacacaaaaagcaagacctccaaagagcgctgaacaaaaaacgcattacacaattgagaaggcagcaaaagaatatgaagcgtgtgacgcatacaagcatattcataagtgcaggtactgcggaaacaaagcacatggtggaaaaagtcaatgtccagctaaaggaagtgtaaaaaatgtggtaaattgaaccacttcgctaaagtttgcaggactgggaaaggtaaacccgtgcatgcagtgtgtgatgtctcagataaagaggaagacgagctgacaaacacagaatataacttgaacacaacacatcctccaaatatgaacctgattgaaagaaataatgataatcaaatccttgacttgatgacagcaacactcataacagtcacaaaacaattacactgacaatcatgttacattatgtttaaaatgtttcctttcctttttcataacttctttaacacactacttctccgctgcgaagtgcgggtattttgctactaacttaataataatagaaatgtaatgaaaattggGTATAGAACTACCCTACAAATCCCCAACCCTCTTCCCCCCAACCCTCAGGTCcttggaaaaatttgcttctagtaaagtggTCCTTGCTGTCAAAATGTTTGCAGACCACTGatctagacgagatgttataaaagcatgtatcactgtttcaaggttgcgctttgacaaaacaggcttgatttttgacagccgcctcaactggaaaaagcaagattttaccactgatttcacatggctatcaagttttcaagtggaatccattttcacacctaaatttgtgatcatggatttctcaaattgagccaaggtcgatgcagggggtccctctggtgctattgggtctaaatagTATGACTTATGTCTTGTTctaattaaaatttagaaaatttaatgccatccaactccttatgtcaataaggcaatcaagcaggggctggaAAGAACATTGACCAAGgcgcttcagagggaaataaacctgacagtcatctgcataaagatgaaaggaaataccatgtttctcttcagttcttatgcattgatgtgtttctgtttcatttaccctttggttttgtgtgtctgatatgttgggttttatttttttattgtacagcactttggtcagccttgatgttgttgttaaagtgctttataaataaataaatatcacattaggttaataaaatacaaaattattgtatATTATAACTGCTAATGccaaatatttacagtttctaAAACTGTGGAACAAACCCTATACTTCAGCTCCTAAATGGCCACTTTCCCCACAGTACAGTAATCTTTATAAAAACATGGCATCCACAAGatgtggatatactgtatatgtttgtacTTGCCTATATGGCTGTGGATGTCTTCATGGTAATATTTGTGGGCTATATGCATGACCacattaatggaaaataaaaattcataacaCATCTTCATAGCATTGGTGTCTGTAAACAGCTTTTTATTGTTAAGCTAGTAACATGACAATGCAGTtgatataaaatttttaaaatgttattattgatTTGTAACTATTGCAGGCAGTATCCCTAAACTGGAGGTGATCCTCGTGAAACAGCTATACAGCACAGCACCTCAAAACATTTCTTTGCTCTTGAAGACGCAAGAGTTTCTTCCTTGCATTGTTATCAAATAGCCATAGCTGCTGTATCTCACTCTCCGTAGTGTCTTCTCTTCACACTGTTCACAGCTCTTGCCTCATTTATCCCAACCTGGTTTCAATTTATTTGAACACATAGTGTGTAAAAAGATTTGCATATAACTGAGTCATTGGATCACACTGTCTACTTGTTACAACAGCAAGGTATTAGgataacatattatatatatatatatatatatatatatatatatatatatatatatatatatatatatatatatatatatatatacacacacaaacaggtgcatctcaataaattagaatatcattgaaaagttaatttatttcagtaattcaattaaaTAAGTGAAACTCCTAAATTATATAGATTTattacacagagtgatatatttcaagtgttgatttcttttcattttgttatggcttatagctaatgaaaacccaaaattcagtatctcagaaaattacaatattgtgaaaagttcaatattgtagacgcATGGTGTCCCACGCCACTCAGCTAATTAGCCAAAAACACCTGTAAAGGTGTCCTGGGCCTAAAATGTtttctcagtctggttcagtaggccacacaatcacgggaagactgctgacttgacagttttccagaagacagtcattggAGAGTAAGCCACAAAAGGTAATTGCTAAATAAGCTGTCTGTTCACAGATTGCTATATCCGAgtatattaatggaaagttgagtggaaggaaaaaatctGGTAGAAAAGgtgcaatagggataaccacagcCTTTAGAGGATTAtgaagcacagcccattcaagaatttaGGGAGATTCACAAGGAATGGACTGCGGTTgagtcagtgctttaagagccaccacacacagacgtatccgggacactcctgaaccagagacaacgcCAGAAgtgtcttacctgggctaaggagaaaatggACTGACTCTGCTCAgtgtcctcttttcagatgaaagtaaattttgcatttcatttggaaatcaaggtcccagagccTGGAGGAAGAGTGAAGAGGTACTAAttcaagttgcttgaggtccattgtgaagtttccacagtcagtaatgatttggggagccatgtcatctgcctTATGTTGGTCCActttgttttatcaagtccaaagtcaccACAGCCATCTATCAGGAAATTTTAttgcacttcatgcttccctccgGTGACAAGCTtaatggagatgctgatttcattttccagcaggacttggcacctgcccacactgccaaaactactgatacctggtttaatgaccatggtatcactgt
This genomic window from Polypterus senegalus isolate Bchr_013 chromosome 4, ASM1683550v1, whole genome shotgun sequence contains:
- the st3gal5 gene encoding lactosylceramide alpha-2,3-sialyltransferase, with the translated sequence MRLRQTTLNAVWNRKPYEVPNKNMPRTMFLYRGIFRIGVVFTVFIITLRWFILYKAPNESSPWEQNSIDPNYVEIVQKFVSKVLQQECIPSSVKKNMSVLFSGKYKPYILPFLTKDTILNDTIFQYFPPFGFNNLQHKLEEILSLFPDLPKNKVTVEPCKRCVVVGSGGILRGLELGHLLDQFDVIIRLNNAPVKDFSKDVGTRTTIRMSYPEGSPKTWDDFDPNILFVAVIYKRVDFNWLKAMVTKEQLSLFDWIFFWQEVAGSIPIKPSQFRILNPEIVIQTAMDLLQLPPPRWKLWGQDQNVPTLGAIASIMATYLCDEVSLAGFGYDLSQPEAPLHYYENTRMDAMKSQTMHNVDNERQFLASLVKAGVIKDLTGGIHCTFCKMKTLQL